Proteins encoded within one genomic window of Panicum virgatum strain AP13 chromosome 1N, P.virgatum_v5, whole genome shotgun sequence:
- the LOC120654823 gene encoding CASP-like protein 2C4, with the protein MAAGEAAAPAAARAEYLLRGACAAMAAAGALLLGLSAQTKTVLFVQKKAVPKDVQALWVLIVSASAAAGYHVVQLARCLYTARLATAGAGAGGRRLSRGIACVSFLLDKGSAYMVFATTVAALQACFVGLIGVDALQWSKLCNIYTRFCEQAAAGMVCSMLAAVGMAVLSAFSARELFRRPVGALGWNGSQGSSRDL; encoded by the exons ATGGCagccggggaggcggcggcgccggcggcggcaagggctGAGTACTTGCTGcggggcgcgtgcgcggcgatggcggcggcgggggcgctgcTGCTGGGGCTCAGCGCGCAGACCAAGACCGTGCTCTTCGTCCAGAAGAAGGCCGTCCCCAAGGACGTCCAGGCGCTCTG GGTGCTGATCGTgtcggcgtcggccgcggcggggtACCACGTCGTCCAGCTCGCCCGGTGCCTCTACACGGcccgcctcgccaccgccggcgccggcgctggcggccGGCGTCTCAGCCGAGGGATCGCGTGCGTCTCCTTCCTCCTCGACAAG GGAAGCGCGTACATGGTGTTCGcgacgacggtggcggcgctgcaggcgTGCTTCGTGGGGCTCATCGGCGTGGACGCCCTGCAGTGGAGCAAGCTCTGCAACATCTACACCCGTTTCTGCGAGCAGGCCGCCGCGGGGATGGTCTGCAGCATGCTCGCCGCCGTGGGCATGGCCGTCCTCTCCGCCTTCTCCGCGCGAGAACTCTTCCGCCGCCCCGTCGGCGCTCTGGGGTGGAACGGATCGCAGGGAAGCTCGAGGGACCTCTGA
- the LOC120654819 gene encoding E3 ubiquitin-protein ligase BRE1-like 2 isoform X1 produces MDSAALQYENQKLFQQLEAQKSEMHALERKFKELRDEQCSYDKTLISLNKMWNQLIDDLVLLGVRAGGDLGNLQALDHEELSEDSFESCPSEEVFLLRLLKSSNFKNNNENSLLEFVEEALAFRRSVTITLMKSLQEAICSHQARSESLALAFNGEKSNEDVIVALQNHNDHLKEVVENASQAISIINEKHKRYLDEIEASKSNHSRELQEIKRISGELEESMAELELSRRKLVVLQLQRHGSVMDASDANAVNGGISTDKSSDKSMSWQDLKDAVDAAKTLAGNRLLELHQTQEDNLILSKELGGLEGQLKDDNYILVSKPYAILNDQLHNLHAEIERCRGLVEVLQNEKDQVMQKEKEICAKAESFDSIKQTITTYEKKIEELENQIQIFISEKNDLETKVEETLQDSGKKDFKNEIQVMAAALSNELGMMENQLNRSKDAASEAFALREQAESLASLVAKKIEEQKEISHKYNSQLTEIKSLKALVEELEKEKQELQFIADMYAKECSESRTIADIEESENRARNQAEYLKSSLEEHSLELRVKAATEAEAACQQRLSFAEAELEELRAKVDASERDVVELKEAIRIKEAEGDAYISDIETIGQAYEDMQTQNQHLLEQLADREDFNIKLVSDSVKMKQASSSLLSEKLILEKQLQQVNTSLESSKLKMTRGEEQMKICVAQAIKTSAENRHLAISLERTALEVSNTEKELKWLRSSVGSSEKEYDETQQKISELRILLEHERSERRRLEEQYEEVKNEVMELTSETEETTIQKLQDEIKECKAILKCGVCFDRPKEVVITKCFHLFCSPCIQRNLEIRHRKCPGCGTPFGQNDVREVKI; encoded by the exons ATGGATTCCGCAGCTCTTCAATATGAAAACCAAAAGTTGTTTCAACAATTGGAGGCACAGAAGTCCGAAATGCATGCCTTGGAGCGCAAGTTCAAGGAGCTGAGAGATGAGCAATGTTCTTATGACAAGACTTTGATTTCGCTGAATAAAATGTGGAATCAG CTGATTGATGATTTGGTCCTGCTTGGGGTACGGGCTGGTGGAGATTTGGGCAACTTGCAAGCGCTTGACCATGAAGAGTTATCAGAAG ATTCTTTTGAGTCATGTCCTTCTGAGGAGGTATTTCTCTTGAGGCTCCTGAAGTCCAGCAATTTCAAAAATAACAATGAAAATAGCTTGTTGGAATTTGTTGAAGAAGCTCTTGCTTTTCGCCGTTCGGTAACTATTACTCTGATGAAGTCCCTGCAAGAGGCAATTTGTTCACATCAGGCTAGAAGTGAATCTTTAGCTTTGGCTTTTAATGGAGAAAAGTCAAATGAAg ATGTTATCGTTGCCCTTCAAAACCATAATGATCATTTGAAAGAGGTTGTTGAGAATGCCAGTCAAGCTATTTCTATTATTAATGAGAAGCACAAAAGGTATCTGGATGAGATTGAGGCTTCCAAAAGCAACCATTCAAGGGAGCTACAGGAAATTAAGCGCATTTCAG GTGAGCTAGAGGAAAGCATGGCAGAGCTTGAGTTAAGTCGACGGAAATTGGTTGTGCTCCAATTGCAGAGGCATGGTTCTGTCATGGATGCATCCGACGCAAATGCTGTGAATGGTGGCATTTCTACTGATAAATCTTCAGACAAAAGTATGAGCTGGCAAGACCTCAAAGATGCTGTTGATGCAGCTAAG ACCCTTGCAGGAAACCGTCTATTAGAACTCCATCAGACGCAAGAGGATAATCTAATACTATCAAAGGAACTTGGAGGTCTCGAG GGGCAATTGAAAGATGATAACTATATTTTAGTATCAAAACCATACGCAATTCTTAACGATCAATTACATAATCTGCATGCTGAGATAGAGCGCTGTAGGGGGTTAGTTGAAGTTTTACAG AATGAGAAGGACCAGGTCAtgcaaaaggagaaagaaatttGTGCAAAAGCAGAGTCATTCGACAGTATTAAACAAACTATTACCACttatgagaaaaaaattgaagaacTGGAAAATCAAATTCAGATATTCATATCTGAAAAGAATGATCTTGAGACCAAGGTTGAGGAAACTTTGCAAGATTCAG GCAAGAAAGACTTCAAGAATGAGATCCAGGTTATGGCTGCAGCACTGTCCAATGAGCTGGGAATGATGGAGAATCAGTTGAATAGATCAAAGGATGCGGCTTCGGAAGCATTTGCATTACGTGAGCAAGCAGAGTCATTAGCATCACTGGTAGCTAAGAAG ATTGAGGAACAAAAGGAGATATCTCACAAGTACAACTCACAACTAACTGAGATCAAGTCCCTCAAAGCATTG GTTGAGGAGTTGGAGAAGGAAAAGCAAGAGCTGCAATTTATTGCAGATATGTATGCGAAAGAATGTTCTGAGTCAAG GACGATTGCTGATATTGAAGAATCAGAAAACCGAGCTCGCAATCAGGCTGAGTATTTGAAGAGCAGTCTGGAGGAGCATAGTCTTGAGCTTCGAGTAAAAGCAGCAACTGAAGCTGAAGCTGCATGCCAGCAAAGGCTTTCCTTTGCTGAAGCAGAACTGGAAGAGTTAAGGGCCAAAGTAGATGCATCAGAAAG AGATGTTGTGGAACTCAAGGAGGCAATAAGAATTAAAGAGGCTGAAGGAGATGCCTATATTTCTGATATTGAG ACAATCGGTCAAGCTTATGAAGACATGCAAACACAAAATCAGCATCTTCTTGAACAGCTCGCAGATAGAGAGGACTTTAACATAAAG CTGGTATCGGATAGTGTGAAGATGAAACAAGCTTCTAGTTCCCTTCTCTCAGAGAAGCTTATATTAGAGAAGCAACTCCAGCAAGTTAATACTTCACTGGAGTCATCCAAACTGAAAATGACCCGTGGTGAAGAGCAG ATGAAGATTTGTGTAGCACAAGCGATAAAAACTTCAGCAGAAAACAGACATCTTGCAATCAGCCTGGAAAGGACTGCGCTGGAGGTATCCAACACTGAGAAGGAACTCAAGTGGCTTCGGTCCTCTGTTGGATCGTCTGAGAAAGAATATGACGAGACTCAACAAAAGATATCTGAGCTGAGGATTTTGCTAGAGCATGAGAG GAGCGAGAGGCGACGGCTTGAGGAACAATACGAAGAGGTGAAAAATGAAGTTATGGAACTGACGTCCGAGACTGAAGAGACTACTATCCAGAAGCTCCAGGATGAAATAAAAGAATGCAAGGCTATTCTCAAGTGTGGTGTCTGCTTTGACCGGCCTAAAGAG GTTGTGATTACCAAATGTTTCCACCTATTCTGCTCACCATGCATTCAGAGGAACCTTGAGATTCGCCATCGGAAATGTCCTGGCTGTGGAACTCCATTCGGACAAAATGATGTTAGGGAGGTGAAGATATGA
- the LOC120654819 gene encoding E3 ubiquitin-protein ligase BRE1-like 2 isoform X2 — MQKEKEICAKAESFDSIKQTITTYEKKIEELENQIQIFISEKNDLETKVEETLQDSGKKDFKNEIQVMAAALSNELGMMENQLNRSKDAASEAFALREQAESLASLVAKKIEEQKEISHKYNSQLTEIKSLKALVEELEKEKQELQFIADMYAKECSESRTIADIEESENRARNQAEYLKSSLEEHSLELRVKAATEAEAACQQRLSFAEAELEELRAKVDASERDVVELKEAIRIKEAEGDAYISDIETIGQAYEDMQTQNQHLLEQLADREDFNIKLVSDSVKMKQASSSLLSEKLILEKQLQQVNTSLESSKLKMTRGEEQMKICVAQAIKTSAENRHLAISLERTALEVSNTEKELKWLRSSVGSSEKEYDETQQKISELRILLEHERSERRRLEEQYEEVKNEVMELTSETEETTIQKLQDEIKECKAILKCGVCFDRPKEVVITKCFHLFCSPCIQRNLEIRHRKCPGCGTPFGQNDVREVKI; from the exons AtgcaaaaggagaaagaaatttGTGCAAAAGCAGAGTCATTCGACAGTATTAAACAAACTATTACCACttatgagaaaaaaattgaagaacTGGAAAATCAAATTCAGATATTCATATCTGAAAAGAATGATCTTGAGACCAAGGTTGAGGAAACTTTGCAAGATTCAG GCAAGAAAGACTTCAAGAATGAGATCCAGGTTATGGCTGCAGCACTGTCCAATGAGCTGGGAATGATGGAGAATCAGTTGAATAGATCAAAGGATGCGGCTTCGGAAGCATTTGCATTACGTGAGCAAGCAGAGTCATTAGCATCACTGGTAGCTAAGAAG ATTGAGGAACAAAAGGAGATATCTCACAAGTACAACTCACAACTAACTGAGATCAAGTCCCTCAAAGCATTG GTTGAGGAGTTGGAGAAGGAAAAGCAAGAGCTGCAATTTATTGCAGATATGTATGCGAAAGAATGTTCTGAGTCAAG GACGATTGCTGATATTGAAGAATCAGAAAACCGAGCTCGCAATCAGGCTGAGTATTTGAAGAGCAGTCTGGAGGAGCATAGTCTTGAGCTTCGAGTAAAAGCAGCAACTGAAGCTGAAGCTGCATGCCAGCAAAGGCTTTCCTTTGCTGAAGCAGAACTGGAAGAGTTAAGGGCCAAAGTAGATGCATCAGAAAG AGATGTTGTGGAACTCAAGGAGGCAATAAGAATTAAAGAGGCTGAAGGAGATGCCTATATTTCTGATATTGAG ACAATCGGTCAAGCTTATGAAGACATGCAAACACAAAATCAGCATCTTCTTGAACAGCTCGCAGATAGAGAGGACTTTAACATAAAG CTGGTATCGGATAGTGTGAAGATGAAACAAGCTTCTAGTTCCCTTCTCTCAGAGAAGCTTATATTAGAGAAGCAACTCCAGCAAGTTAATACTTCACTGGAGTCATCCAAACTGAAAATGACCCGTGGTGAAGAGCAG ATGAAGATTTGTGTAGCACAAGCGATAAAAACTTCAGCAGAAAACAGACATCTTGCAATCAGCCTGGAAAGGACTGCGCTGGAGGTATCCAACACTGAGAAGGAACTCAAGTGGCTTCGGTCCTCTGTTGGATCGTCTGAGAAAGAATATGACGAGACTCAACAAAAGATATCTGAGCTGAGGATTTTGCTAGAGCATGAGAG GAGCGAGAGGCGACGGCTTGAGGAACAATACGAAGAGGTGAAAAATGAAGTTATGGAACTGACGTCCGAGACTGAAGAGACTACTATCCAGAAGCTCCAGGATGAAATAAAAGAATGCAAGGCTATTCTCAAGTGTGGTGTCTGCTTTGACCGGCCTAAAGAG GTTGTGATTACCAAATGTTTCCACCTATTCTGCTCACCATGCATTCAGAGGAACCTTGAGATTCGCCATCGGAAATGTCCTGGCTGTGGAACTCCATTCGGACAAAATGATGTTAGGGAGGTGAAGATATGA
- the LOC120654821 gene encoding uncharacterized protein LOC120654821 → MASSAAGDSSLPPPPLRGWISGLVSGAGRLLAAVLDPDSSASDTTTSSPESSQSPPRRALVAADDGTGTCVASDNYQLNLSGKEIVLKDSGNGSFAVVSEIDPKEAVKKLLMQDSYSRTECDELIKIIQERVVESDPGVDEPEIILPIAWHASTQQRHVAYSSSPNTSLQADLEIPAYSPGLENTVEKEWPKKSSTTIKGLGTKNHDKSQPVMKRRYNSTGATFEESRRVRLKQNGPSTLGKNDKCTTGNASCSASKLMFQEDIEAASSASMGFHPVNSSKSYKRSFNLESSIPTKARSPAPASRSRRPNNRQTARSSNGLPQLNNPAPMGQVPDAGRIQAKRQVGRPRRERR, encoded by the exons atggcctcctccgccgcgggcgattcctcgctgccgccgccgccgcttcgcggGTGGATCTCCGGCCTCGTCAGCGGCGCCggtcgcctcctcgccgccgtcctcgaccCGGATTCCTCCGCCTCCGACACCACGACCTCCTCCCCGGAGTCGTCgcagtcgccgccgcgccgcgccctcgtCGCTGCTG ATGATGGTACTGGGACGTGCGTTGCTTCTGACAATTATCAGTTAAACTTG AGTGGAAAGGAGATCGTTTTGAAAGATTCTGGCAATGGATCCTTTGCAGTTGTCTCAGAAATAGACCCAAAAGAAGCTGTAAAGAAGTTACTTATGCAGGATAGTTACTCAAG GACGGAATGCGATGAATTAATAAAGATAATTCAAGAGCGGGTGGTAGAATCAGACCCAGGTGTAGATGAACCTGAAATTATTCTTCCCATTGCATGGCATGCTAGCACTCAGCAACGCCATGTTGCATACTCTTCAAGTCCAAACACCTCTCTACAGGCAGATTTGGAGATTCCAGCTTACAGTCCAGGGCTTGAGAACACTGTTGAGAAGGAATGGCCGAAGAAAAGTTCAACTACTATCAAAGGCCTTGGCACCAAGAATCATGACAAGAGTCAGCCT GTTATGAAACGAAGGTACAACAGCACAGGGGCTACTTTTGAAGAGTCTCGAAGAGTCAGACTAAAGCAAAATGGACCCAGCACTTTAGGAAAGAATGACA AGTGCACCACGGGCAATGCCTCTTGTTCTGCCTCCAAACTGATGTTTCAAGAAGACATTGAGGCTGCATCCAG TGCATCAATGGGCTTCCATCCAGTGAACAGCTCCAAAAGTTACAAGAGGAGTTTCAACTTGGAGAGTAGCATTCCTACGAAGGCAAGGTCACCTGCGCCTGCCAGCAGAAGTCGTCGCCCAAACAATCGACAGACAGCCAGATCATCGAATGGGCTACCACAACTGAACAATCCAgcgccgatgggacaggtgcCCGACGCAGGCCGCATTCAGGCGAAGAGGCAGGTCGGAAGGCCGAGGAGAGAGCGGAGGTGA